The Amycolatopsis viridis genome window below encodes:
- a CDS encoding enoyl-CoA hydratase/isomerase family protein, giving the protein MTIELDKAGDVAVLTLAHGKANALDTELCRELVAQLENAELNGVRAVVLAGRDGMFSAGVDLKRVSAGGADYVREFLPALSDAFLAVFGFPGPVVAAMTGHAIAGGAVLAAACDRRVLNARQGRVGVTELLVGVPFPLVALEILRCAYGTERLPGLTFLGETYAGEDALARGLVDELAAPDEVLPRAIETATRLAAVPGDVFRHTKAQIHRPFDERIGEQRAGDDAYVEQVWQSAPALAAIEQYVRRTLGR; this is encoded by the coding sequence ATGACGATCGAGCTGGACAAGGCCGGCGACGTGGCCGTGCTCACGCTGGCCCACGGCAAGGCGAACGCACTGGACACCGAGCTGTGCCGGGAACTGGTGGCGCAGCTGGAGAACGCCGAGCTCAACGGCGTGCGGGCGGTGGTGCTGGCCGGGCGGGACGGGATGTTCTCCGCGGGCGTGGACCTCAAGCGGGTGTCCGCCGGCGGGGCGGACTACGTGCGGGAGTTCCTGCCGGCGCTGTCGGATGCGTTCCTGGCGGTGTTCGGGTTCCCCGGCCCGGTGGTGGCGGCGATGACCGGGCACGCCATCGCCGGCGGGGCGGTGCTGGCCGCCGCGTGTGACCGTCGGGTGCTCAACGCCCGGCAGGGGCGGGTAGGCGTGACCGAACTGCTGGTCGGGGTGCCGTTTCCGCTGGTGGCGCTGGAGATCCTGCGGTGCGCGTACGGGACGGAGCGGCTGCCCGGGTTGACGTTCCTCGGCGAGACGTACGCCGGGGAGGACGCGCTGGCCCGCGGGCTGGTCGACGAACTGGCCGCGCCGGACGAGGTGCTGCCGCGGGCGATCGAGACGGCCACGCGGCTGGCGGCGGTGCCCGGGGACGTGTTCCGCCACACGAAGGCGCAGATCCACCGCCCGTTCGACGAGCGGATCGGCGAGCAGCGCGCCGGGGACGACGCTTACGTCGAGCAAGTGTGGCAGTCGGCGCCCGCACTAGCGGCGATCGAGCAGTACGTGCGGAGGACCCTCGGCAGGTGA
- a CDS encoding ABC transporter permease yields the protein MTENGVHTDPAALDDLTDAASHTHSGVGADGAVAGYRARRTLRLGVELRRQLRRRRTQLVLGFVVLLPFILVVAFEIGQSSPNRRSGGFVDLATASAPNFVVLALFVSGTFLLPTIVALFFGDTIASEASWSSLKYLLAIPVPRHRLLRQKAVASGLLAVAALVLLPLVSLVAGLIFYGAGDAVSPTGDAIPFGRSLVALALSTVFVVVQLAWVAGLALLLSVLTDAPLGAVGGAVLAAILSQILDQITALGTLRNYLPTHYAYGWMDLIATDIDWTNMAAGLLSAVIYATVFTLLAARRFATKDITS from the coding sequence ATGACCGAGAACGGTGTGCACACCGACCCGGCGGCGCTGGACGACCTCACCGACGCCGCGAGTCACACCCACAGCGGCGTCGGTGCGGACGGCGCCGTCGCCGGCTACCGGGCGCGGCGCACGCTCCGGCTGGGCGTCGAGCTGCGGCGTCAGCTGCGGCGGCGGCGCACCCAGCTGGTGCTCGGGTTCGTCGTGCTGCTGCCGTTCATCCTGGTGGTGGCCTTCGAAATCGGGCAGTCCAGCCCGAACCGGCGCTCCGGCGGGTTCGTCGACCTGGCGACCGCGAGCGCGCCGAACTTCGTGGTGCTGGCACTGTTCGTGTCCGGGACGTTCCTGCTGCCCACGATCGTCGCCCTGTTCTTCGGGGACACGATCGCGAGCGAGGCATCCTGGTCGAGCCTGAAGTACCTGCTCGCAATCCCGGTGCCGCGGCACCGGCTGCTGCGGCAGAAGGCCGTCGCGTCCGGGCTGCTGGCGGTGGCGGCGCTGGTGCTGCTGCCGCTGGTGTCGCTCGTGGCGGGGCTGATCTTCTACGGTGCCGGGGACGCGGTGAGCCCGACCGGCGACGCGATCCCGTTCGGCCGCAGCCTGGTGGCGCTCGCGCTGTCCACGGTGTTCGTGGTGGTCCAGCTCGCGTGGGTGGCCGGGCTGGCGCTGCTGCTGTCGGTGCTCACCGACGCGCCGCTCGGCGCGGTCGGCGGGGCGGTGCTCGCGGCGATCCTGTCGCAGATCCTGGACCAGATCACCGCACTGGGCACACTGCGCAACTATCTGCCGACGCACTACGCGTACGGGTGGATGGACCTCATCGCGACCGACATCGACTGGACGAACATGGCGGCCGGGCTGTTGTCCGCGGTGATCTACGCGACGGTGTTCACGCTGCTGGCCGCCCGCCGGTTCGCGACCAAGGACATCACCAGCTGA
- a CDS encoding alpha/beta fold hydrolase, whose protein sequence is MPRIPLPHTRRARAVTLAVVVVVLAAVALVWTRSPSEPAAVPAQDAVLDVPAAPGSAATVRLDTTLYLPAHTPAPAILLPHGFGADKTSVAGDAQDLARHGFVVLTYSARGFGHSTGEIGLNDPDFEVADATHLVDWLATRPEVRLDGPGDPRIGVLGASYGGALALQLAGRDKRIDAIAPVITYNDLAQGLTPNAATTTPTPGTPAAGAFAPDGVFKKGWAGLLFSAGSSSTAGGGLSADAPEPGQQSQDNQSGSTGSGGGSAAGATPVPAQAPPPRGSAGCGRFTDEICRAYTELATTGRVSAQVAALLQRLSPSAVTGRITAPTLLVQGEADTLFGLDQSDATARQITAAGGHVQQVWYTGGHDGGRPGPQLRAKIGDWLWFQLTGEGGNPFSGFSYDVQGSLRASGSPSVRTVDAGPYPAQAERRTLRLSGAEQTIVNPPGGTPAAVSGIPGLNGAVSGSSRLSGLFTADPPGQSARFTTAPVGSQLLVTGSSTVRLRVSGTGDAVLFAKLYDLNPDGTRTLPANEVAPIRVAIPASGTADVTVTLPGIVRPVEAGHALQLVVTTTDQAYATPVAPAAYRIALTDPVLAVPVVPGHAEGGGWPAGTVLGIAVTLAIAAAAAAIAALRRRRSHRADPELAAVPLVIDGLTKSYPGGVTAVNDLSFRVEPGQVLGLLGPNGAGKTTTLRMLMGLITPTAGEIVVFGHRVTPGAPVLSRIGSFVEGSGFLPHLSGAANLRLYWDATGRPAEQAHLEQALEIAGLGNAVHRKVRTYSQGMRQRLAIAQAMLGLPELLVLDEPTNGLDPPQIHQMREVLQRYAATGRTVVVSSHLLAEVEQTCTHVVVMHRGRLVAAGEVGDIVAAGGEATFRVDRPDAAADALRGVPGVSAVDVDGDLVHADLDGMPRADAVAMLVRAGVAVEQAGPRRRLEDVFLQLVGEDGA, encoded by the coding sequence GTGCCCCGAATCCCGCTGCCGCACACGCGCCGTGCCCGGGCGGTGACCCTCGCGGTCGTCGTCGTGGTGCTCGCCGCCGTGGCGCTCGTCTGGACCCGCTCGCCGAGCGAACCCGCCGCGGTCCCGGCGCAGGACGCCGTCCTCGACGTGCCGGCCGCGCCCGGCTCGGCGGCGACGGTGCGCCTGGACACCACGCTCTACCTGCCCGCGCACACACCCGCGCCGGCGATCCTGCTGCCGCACGGGTTCGGCGCTGACAAGACCAGCGTCGCCGGGGACGCGCAGGACCTGGCGCGCCACGGGTTCGTGGTGCTCACCTACTCGGCACGCGGGTTCGGGCACAGCACCGGCGAGATCGGGCTGAACGACCCGGACTTCGAGGTCGCCGACGCCACGCACCTGGTCGACTGGCTCGCCACCCGCCCCGAAGTCCGCCTCGACGGCCCCGGTGACCCGCGGATCGGGGTGCTCGGCGCCTCCTACGGCGGCGCACTCGCACTGCAGCTCGCCGGCCGGGACAAGCGGATCGACGCGATCGCGCCGGTGATCACCTACAACGACCTGGCCCAGGGGCTCACGCCGAACGCGGCGACGACCACGCCCACCCCCGGGACGCCCGCGGCCGGGGCGTTCGCGCCCGACGGGGTGTTCAAGAAGGGCTGGGCCGGCCTGCTGTTCTCGGCCGGCAGCTCGTCCACCGCCGGCGGCGGTCTGAGCGCCGACGCCCCCGAGCCCGGTCAGCAGAGCCAGGACAACCAGTCCGGCAGCACCGGCAGTGGCGGCGGTTCGGCGGCCGGTGCCACCCCGGTCCCCGCACAGGCGCCACCCCCGCGCGGCTCGGCGGGCTGCGGCCGGTTCACCGACGAGATCTGCCGGGCCTACACCGAGCTCGCCACCACGGGCAGGGTCAGCGCGCAGGTCGCGGCCCTGCTGCAGCGGCTGTCGCCATCGGCCGTCACCGGGCGCATCACCGCGCCCACGCTGCTGGTGCAGGGCGAGGCCGACACCCTGTTCGGGCTCGACCAGTCCGACGCAACGGCCCGGCAGATCACCGCGGCCGGCGGGCACGTGCAGCAGGTCTGGTACACCGGCGGGCACGACGGCGGCCGTCCCGGTCCGCAACTGCGCGCGAAGATCGGCGACTGGCTGTGGTTCCAGCTCACCGGCGAAGGCGGCAACCCGTTCAGCGGGTTCTCCTACGACGTGCAGGGCTCGCTGCGTGCCTCCGGTTCACCGTCGGTGCGCACCGTCGACGCCGGTCCGTACCCGGCGCAGGCGGAACGGCGCACGCTCCGGCTGAGCGGCGCCGAGCAGACGATCGTGAACCCGCCCGGCGGCACGCCCGCCGCGGTCAGCGGGATCCCCGGGCTGAACGGGGCGGTCAGCGGCTCCTCGCGGCTGTCCGGGCTGTTCACCGCCGACCCGCCGGGGCAGTCGGCACGCTTCACCACGGCGCCGGTCGGCTCGCAGCTGCTCGTGACCGGCTCGTCGACCGTGCGGCTACGGGTGTCCGGCACCGGCGATGCGGTGCTGTTCGCCAAGCTCTACGACCTCAACCCGGACGGCACGCGCACGCTGCCGGCGAACGAGGTCGCTCCGATCCGGGTGGCGATCCCGGCGTCCGGCACCGCCGACGTGACCGTGACGCTGCCCGGGATCGTGCGGCCCGTGGAGGCCGGGCATGCGCTGCAGCTCGTGGTCACCACGACCGACCAGGCGTACGCCACCCCGGTCGCACCGGCCGCGTACCGGATCGCCCTGACCGACCCGGTGCTGGCCGTGCCGGTGGTGCCCGGGCACGCCGAGGGCGGCGGGTGGCCGGCCGGCACGGTCCTCGGCATCGCGGTGACCCTGGCGATCGCCGCGGCGGCCGCGGCGATCGCGGCGCTGCGCAGGCGCCGCTCCCACCGGGCCGATCCGGAGCTCGCCGCGGTGCCGCTGGTGATCGACGGGCTGACCAAGTCCTACCCGGGCGGCGTCACCGCGGTGAACGACCTGTCCTTCCGGGTTGAGCCTGGCCAGGTACTGGGCCTGCTCGGCCCGAACGGCGCGGGCAAAACCACCACCCTGCGGATGCTGATGGGGCTGATCACCCCGACGGCCGGGGAGATCGTGGTGTTCGGCCACCGGGTGACGCCGGGCGCGCCGGTGCTGTCGCGGATCGGGTCGTTCGTCGAGGGCTCGGGATTCCTGCCGCACCTGTCCGGCGCCGCGAACCTGCGGCTCTACTGGGACGCGACCGGGCGGCCGGCCGAGCAGGCGCACCTGGAGCAGGCGCTGGAGATCGCCGGGCTGGGCAACGCGGTGCACCGCAAGGTCCGCACCTACAGCCAGGGCATGCGGCAGCGGCTGGCGATCGCCCAAGCCATGCTCGGGCTGCCGGAGCTGCTCGTGCTCGACGAACCGACCAACGGGCTCGACCCGCCGCAGATCCACCAGATGCGCGAGGTGCTGCAACGGTACGCGGCGACCGGGCGGACCGTGGTGGTCTCCAGCCACCTGCTGGCCGAAGTGGAGCAAACCTGCACGCACGTCGTGGTGATGCACCGCGGGCGGCTGGTGGCCGCGGGCGAGGTCGGCGACATCGTGGCCGCCGGCGGCGAGGCCACCTTCCGGGTGGACCGGCCGGACGCGGCGGCCGACGCGCTGCGCGGCGTGCCCGGGGTGTCCGCTGTGGACGTCGACGGCGACCTGGTGCACGCCGACCTGGACGGCATGCCGCGCGCCGACGCCGTCGCGATGCTGGTGCGCGCCGGGGTCGCGGTCGAGCAGGCCGGTCCCCGGCGGCGGCTGGAGGACGTGTTCCTGCAGCTGGTGGGAGAGGACGGCGCATGA